The following coding sequences are from one Comamonas koreensis window:
- a CDS encoding ABC transporter permease, which produces MALAATSAASVLLFIAVWEAVCRAGLVDPIFLPPPSAALGKAAAMLGDGTFWPHILASARRVMIGFLAATAVAIPLGIFLGTSSYARAAFDPILSFLRPLPSMSWIPLSLLWFGITETQKYSIVFMGCFAPAMVYVIEATRNVDPLLVRAAQNLGANRWQVMKEVILPGSLSQILSGFKVILGLAWTCVIAAELVAAREGLGFLIMNGKEFFQTEVVVLGMVLISTTVLITDFFFRLIENWVLRWKQ; this is translated from the coding sequence ATGGCGCTGGCCGCCACCAGTGCAGCCTCCGTGCTGCTGTTCATCGCCGTCTGGGAGGCCGTGTGCCGCGCAGGCCTGGTCGACCCCATCTTTCTGCCCCCGCCCAGCGCCGCGCTGGGCAAGGCCGCCGCCATGCTGGGCGATGGCACCTTCTGGCCCCACATCCTGGCGTCTGCGCGCCGGGTGATGATCGGCTTTTTGGCGGCCACCGCCGTCGCCATTCCGCTGGGCATTTTTCTGGGCACCTCGTCGTACGCCCGGGCGGCCTTTGACCCCATCCTGTCGTTTCTGCGCCCGCTGCCGTCGATGAGCTGGATTCCGCTGTCCCTCTTGTGGTTCGGCATCACCGAGACGCAGAAGTACAGCATCGTCTTCATGGGCTGCTTTGCGCCAGCGATGGTCTATGTGATAGAGGCCACGCGCAATGTCGATCCGCTCCTGGTGCGCGCCGCGCAAAACCTGGGCGCCAACCGCTGGCAGGTGATGAAGGAGGTGATCCTGCCGGGCAGCCTGTCGCAGATCCTGAGCGGCTTCAAGGTGATCCTGGGCCTGGCCTGGACCTGCGTGATCGCCGCTGAGCTGGTCGCCGCGCGCGAAGGCCTGGGCTTTCTCATCATGAATGGCAAGGAGTTCTTCCAGACCGAGGTGGTCGTGCTGGGCATGGTGCTCATCAGCACCACGGTGCTGATCACCGACTTTTTCTTCCGACTGATTGAAAACTGGGTACTGAGGTGGAAACAATGA
- a CDS encoding ABC transporter substrate-binding protein has product MTLNRRSFIQQSAAASLASALSLPSWAADATVKYGGSPWLGHYPAHLAMAEGYLKEVGITQDWQSFATSSARMSAFMSGGVDIGCAGIVSALALMSRGAKQFAIIAIPENFGRVEGLVARKGIDSVADLKGKKIGVTFASSTHLLVLDVLEQAGIKPGGADVLNIPGPELHGAIKTGQIDAAAAWTPHFDNILREPGVKLLADDSQFSLYKSFKVTPGPDVLLVRREFAAKNSELVKRYLSAYFKASDLLREQPEKASQALLKFTGLTMKEQMSAVTGSDWYPQAQQKELLTGEFVQGLQKLAEMLVKHKQIDKAPVVKDWIDASFV; this is encoded by the coding sequence ATGACCCTCAACCGCCGTTCTTTTATCCAACAAAGCGCCGCCGCCTCATTGGCCAGTGCGCTGTCGCTGCCCAGCTGGGCGGCCGATGCGACCGTCAAATACGGGGGCTCACCCTGGCTGGGCCACTACCCCGCCCACCTGGCGATGGCCGAGGGCTATTTGAAGGAGGTGGGCATCACGCAGGACTGGCAGTCCTTTGCCACCTCGTCGGCCCGCATGAGCGCCTTCATGTCCGGCGGCGTCGATATCGGCTGCGCCGGCATTGTCTCGGCATTGGCGCTGATGTCGCGCGGCGCCAAGCAGTTCGCGATCATTGCGATTCCGGAAAACTTTGGCCGCGTCGAAGGCCTGGTCGCCCGCAAAGGCATCGACTCCGTGGCCGATCTCAAAGGCAAGAAGATCGGCGTGACCTTTGCATCCAGCACCCACCTGCTGGTGCTCGATGTGCTGGAGCAGGCGGGCATCAAACCGGGCGGGGCCGATGTGCTCAACATCCCCGGCCCGGAGCTGCATGGCGCGATCAAGACCGGCCAGATCGATGCGGCCGCTGCCTGGACCCCGCACTTTGACAACATCCTGCGCGAGCCCGGCGTCAAACTCTTGGCCGATGACTCGCAGTTCAGCCTCTACAAGTCCTTCAAGGTCACGCCCGGCCCCGATGTACTGCTGGTGCGCCGCGAGTTTGCCGCCAAGAACAGTGAGCTGGTCAAGCGCTACCTGTCGGCCTACTTCAAGGCCAGCGATCTGCTGCGCGAGCAGCCCGAGAAGGCCTCGCAGGCGCTGCTCAAGTTCACCGGCCTCACCATGAAGGAGCAGATGTCGGCCGTCACCGGCTCGGACTGGTACCCACAGGCCCAGCAAAAGGAGCTGCTGACGGGCGAGTTTGTGCAAGGCCTGCAAAAGCTCGCCGAGATGCTGGTCAAGCACAAGCAGATTGACAAGGCCCCGGTCGTCAAAGACTGGATTGATGCCTCCTTTGTCTGA